AAACTTTTGTTACTTACGAAAAAAGCAATAAAATAGATGAATTATGGATGAACGAACTGACTAATCAGGATTTGTTTGAAGAAATGTACGCAGACGTAACTTCAGCTGATACTGAGCAAGATGTTTCTTATAATTTATCTACCGAATTGTTAAAAGAAAGATTGGCGCGTTTAAACGAAAAATCACCGTTTAATGTGGTGTACAACCAAACTTTAGAAAATGTTATCAAATCGTTTTTAAAAAACAGATCTAAGTCGTACGAGCGCCTAATGGCGTTGTCGGAATATTACTTTCCGATGTTCGAAGAACATTTAGAAAAATACGATTTGCCCTTAGAAATTAAATACCTTGCTATTGTAGAATCTGCTTTAAATCCGCACGCAAAATCGTATGTTGGGGCAACCGGATTATGGCAATTTATGTACGCAACGGGTAAACAATATAAATTAGAAGTTAATTCTTATGTTGACGAACGTTACGATCCTATAAAAGCTACCGATGCAGCTTGCCAATATTTTAGTAATATGTACAAAATTTTTGGCGATTGGGATTTGGTTTT
This genomic window from Flavobacterium agricola contains:
- a CDS encoding lytic transglycosylase domain-containing protein; the protein is MNNLKLFSIGLFALSAVGAQAQNQTNPGSFENKTPVTFLDSLKQTFVTYEKSNKIDELWMNELTNQDLFEEMYADVTSADTEQDVSYNLSTELLKERLARLNEKSPFNVVYNQTLENVIKSFLKNRSKSYERLMALSEYYFPMFEEHLEKYDLPLEIKYLAIVESALNPHAKSYVGATGLWQFMYATGKQYKLEVNSYVDERYDPIKATDAACQYFSNMYKIFGDWDLVLASYNTGPGNVTKAIRRSGGKKNYWNLRPYLHRETQGYLPAFYATMYIYEYHKEHGINPKKAPIAYFETDTVMVKKKLISTKFLIC